In a single window of the Canis lupus dingo isolate Sandy chromosome 18, ASM325472v2, whole genome shotgun sequence genome:
- the RAG2 gene encoding V(D)J recombination-activating protein 2, producing the protein MSLQMVTVSNNVALIQPGFSLMNFDGQVFFFGQKGWPKRSCPTGVFHFDVKHNHLKLKPAVFSKDSCYLPPLRYPATCIFRGSLESGKHEYIIHGGKTPNNELSDKIYVMSVVGKNNKKVTFRCTEKDLEGDVPEARYGHSIDMVYSQGRSMGVLFGGRSYIPAAQRTTEKWNSVADCLPHVFLVDFEFGCSTSYLLPELQDGLSFHVSIARNDTIYILGGHSLANNIRPANLYRIKVDLPLGSPAVSCTVLPGGISVSSAILTQTKSDEFVIVGGYQLENQKRLVCNTVSFEGDKIEIHEMETPDWTPDIKHSKIWFGSSMGNGTVFLGIPGDNKQATSEAFYFYMLKCAEDDANEDQKTLANSQTSTEDPGDSTPFEDSEEFCFSAEANSFDGDDAFDTYNEDDEEDESETGYWITCCPTCDVDVNTWVPFYSTELNKPAMIYCSHGDGHWVHAQCMDLAEHTLIHLSEGSNKYYCNEHVKIARALQTPKRAPPLKKPPLKSLHKKGPGKILTPAKKSFLRRLFD; encoded by the coding sequence ATGTCATTACAGATGGTAACAGTCAGTAATAACGTGGCCTTAATTCAACCAGGCTTCTCACTGATGAATTTTGATGGACAAGTTTTCTTCTTTGGCCAGAAAGGGTGGCCAAAGAGGTCTTGCCCCACTGGAGTTTTCCACTTTGATGTAAAGCATAACCATCTCAAACTGAAGCCTGCAGTTTTCTCCAAAGATTCCTGCTACCTTCCTCCTCTTCGTTACCCGGCCACTTGCATATTCAGAGGCAGCTTAGAATCTGGAAAGCATGAGTACATCATCCATGGAGGGAAAACACCAAACAATGAGCTTTCAGATAAGATTTATGTCATGTCTGTTGTTGGCAAGAACAACAAAAAGGTGACCTTTCGCTGCACTGAGAAAGACCTGGAAGGAGATGTTCCTGAAGCCAGATATGGTCATTCCATTGACATGGTGTATAGTCAAGGGAGAAGCATGGGAGTTCTCTTTGGAGGACGGTCTTACATTCCTGCTGCCCAAAGAACCACGGAAAAATGGAATAGCGTAGCTGACTGTCTGCCCCATGTCTTCTTGGTGGATTTTGAATTTGGGTGCTCTACATCATACCTACTTCCAGAACTTCAGGATGGGCTATCTTTTCATGTCTCCATTGCCAgaaatgataccatttatatCTTAGGAGGACATTCACTTGCCAATAACATCCGCCCTGCCAACCTATACAGAATAAAAGTTGATCTCCCCCTGGGTAGCCCCGCTGTGAGTTGCACAGTTTTGCCAGGAGGGATCTCCGTCTCCAGCGCAATCCTGACTCAAACAAAGAGTGATGAATTTGTTATCGTTGGTGGCTATCAGCTTGAAAATCAAAAGAGGTTGGTCTGCAACACGGTGTCTTTCGAGGGCGATAAGATAGAAATTCATGAGATGGAGACTCCAGATTGGACCCCAGATATTAAGCACAGCAAGATCTGGTTTGGGAGCAGCATGGGAAATGGAACTGTCTTCCTTGGAATACCAGGAGACAATAAACAGGCTACTTCAGaagctttctatttctatatgtTGAAATGTGCTGAAGATGATGCGAATGAAGATCAGAAAACACTCGCAAATAGTCAGACATCAACGGAAGATCCAGGGGACTCCACTCCCTTTGAAGACTCAGAAGAGTTTTGTTTCAGCGCAGAAGCAAATAGTTTTGATGGTGATGATGCATTTGACACCTATAATGAAGACGATGAGGAAGATGAGTCGGAGACAGGCTACTGGATTACATGCTGCCCTACTTGCGATGTGGATGTCAACACTTGGGTACCATTTTATTCAACGGAGCTCAACAAACCTGCCATGATCTACTGCTCTCATGGAGATGGGCACTGGGTCCATGCCCAGTGCATGGATCTAGCAGAACACACGCTCATCCATCTGTCGGAAGGAAGCAACAAGTATTACTGCAATGAGCATGTGAAGATAGCAAGAGCACTACAAACCCCCAAAAGAGCCCCACCCTTAAAAAAGCCTCCACTGAAATCCCTCCACAAAAAAGGTCCTGGGAAAATTTTGACCCCCGCCAAGAAATCCTTTCTTAGAAGGCTATTTGATTAG
- the RAG1 gene encoding V(D)J recombination-activating protein 1, which yields MAVSLPPTLGLTSAPDEIQHPHIKFSEWKFKLFRVRSLEKAPEEAQIEKKVSSEGKPSLEQSPAVPDKADGQEAALSPPALKAHPKFLKEPHDDGKTRDKAIHQANLRHLCRICGNSLKTDRRNRRYPVHGPVDGKTQVLLRKKERRATSWPDLIAKVFRIDVKADVDSVHPTNFCHKCWKVMYRRFSSAPRGVCFPRKAAPEWLPHAPSCDLCRAARQGLKRKSPQPSAQLSKRLRTVLERAGRARGHRRRARAGLRDSGATGKASDCGNVHLGTELLAVDFPAHFVKSISCRICEHILADPVETTCKHVFCRVCILRRLKATGSYCPCCRYPCFPTDLESPGRSFLSILNSLMVRCPAKGCDEEVSLERYNQHVAGHKDSDQTFVHINKGGRPRQPLLSLTRRAQKHRLRELKLQVKAFADREEGGDVKSVCLALFLLVLRARNEHRQADELEAVLQGRGPGLQPAVCLAIRVNTFLSCSQYHKMYRTVKAITGRQIFQPLHALRAAEKALLPGHHAFEWQPPLQNVSSSAHVGIIDGLSGLSSCVDDYPVGTIAKRFRYDAALVSALMDMQEDLLEGVRARGLDDHLGGPFTVVVKESCDGMGDVSEKHGGGPAVPEKAVRFSFTVMRITVAQGSESVQVFEEGKPNSELCCKPLCLMLADEADHETLTAILSPLVAEREAMKSSCLLLEMGGALRTFRFIFRGTGYDEKLVREVEGLEASGSVYICTLCDATRLEASQNLVLHSITRSHSENLERYEVWRSNPYHESVDELRDRVKGVSSKPFIETVPSIDALHCDIGNAAEFYKIFQLEIGQAYSKAGASKEERRRWQATLDKHLRKKMNLKPIMRMNGNFARKLMTKETVEAVCELIPSEERHEALRELMDLYLKMKPVWRSSCPAKECPESLCQYSFNSQRFAELLSTKFKYRYEGKITNYFHKTLAHVPEIIERDGSIGAWASEGNESGNKLFRRFRKMNARQSKCYEMEDVLKHHWLYTSKYLQRFMNAHNGYKKSGPPFNSQAGLGDPLGLEDSLETQDSMEF from the coding sequence ATGGCTGTCTCTTTGCCACCGACCCTGGGACTCACTTCTGCCCCAGATGAGATCCAGCACCCACATATTAAATTTTCAGAATGGAAATTTAAACTGTTCAGGGTGCGGTCTCTTGAAAAGGCACCTGAAGAAgctcaaatagaaaagaaagtttcCTCCGAGGGGAAACCCTCTCTGGAGCAATCTCCAGCAGTCCCGGACAAGGCTGATGGTCAGGAGGCAGCCCTGAGTCCACCAGCATTGAAAGCTCACCCTAAGTTTCTGAAGGAACCCCACGATGATGGGAAAACAAGAGACAAAGCGATCCACCAAGCCAACCTTCGACACCTCTGCCGTATCTGTGGGAATTCTTTGAAAACCGACAGGCGTAATAGGAGGTATCCGGTCCACGGGCCCGTGGATGGCAAAACCCAAGTCCTTCTacggaagaaggaaaggagggccACATCCTGGCCAGACCTCATTGCCAAGGTTTTCCGGATCGATGTGAAAGCAGACGTTGACTCCGTCCACCCCACCAACTTCTGCCACAAGTGCTGGAAGGTCATGTACAGGAGGTTTAGCAGCGCCCCACGCGGGGTTTGCTTCCCGAGGAAGGCAGCCCCGGAGTGGCTCCCCCACGCGCCCTCCTGTGACCTCTGCCGTGCTGCCCGCCAGGGACTCAAGAGGAAGAGTCCTCAGCCAAGTGCACAGCTCAGCAAAAGGCTCAGAACCGTGCTTGAGCGGGCGGGCAGGGCCCGTGGGCACCGGAGAAGAGCCCGGGCCGGGCTCCGCGACAGCGGGGCGACCGGGAAGGCCTCCGACTGCGGGAACGTGCACCTTGGTACCGAGCTCCTGGCGGTGGACTTCCCGGCCCACTTCGTGAAGTCCATCTCCTGCCGGATCTGTGAGCACATCCTGGCGGACCCCGTGGAGACCACGTGCAAGCACGTGTTTTGCAGGGTCTGCATTCTCCGCCGCCTCAAAGCCACGGGCAGCTACTGTCCCTGCTGCCGGTATCCCTGCTTCCCTACTGACCTGGAGAGCCCGGGGAGGTCCTTTCTGAGCATCCTGAACTCCCTGATGGTGAGATGTCCGGCCAAAGGGTGCGACGAGGAGGTCAGCTTGGAGAGGTACAACCAGCACGTGGCGGGCCACAAGGACTCGGACCAGACTTTTGTGCACATCAACAAGGGGGGGCGGCCGCGCCAGCCCCTGCTGTCGCTGACCCGGAGGGCTCAGAAGCACCGCCTGCGGGAGCTCAAGCTGCAGGTCAAGGCCTTCGCCGACCGGGAGGAGGGGGGCGACGTGAAGTCCGTGTGCCTGGCCCTGTTCCTGCTGGTGCTGCGGGCCAGGAACGAGCACCGGCAGGCCGACGAGCTGGAGGCCGTCCTGCAGGGCCGCGGCCCCGGCCTGCAGCCGGCCGTCTGCCTGGCCATCCGGGTCAACACCTTCCTCAGCTGCAGCCAGTACCACAAGATGTACCGGACCGTGAAGGCCATCACCGGGAGGCAGATCTTTCAGCCGCTGCACGCCCTGCGGGCCGCCGAGAAGGCCCTCCTGCCCGGCCACCACGCCTTCGAGTGGCAGCCGCCTCTGCAGAACGTGTCCTCCAGCGCCCACGTTGGCATCATCGACGGCCTGTCGGGCCTGTCCTCCTGCGTGGACGACTACCCCGTGGGCACCATCGCCAAGCGGTTCCGCTACGATGCGGCCCTGGTGTCCGCTCTGATGGACATGCAGGAGGACCTCCTGGAAGGCGTGAGGGCCCGGGGCCTGGACGACCACCTCGGGGGCCCGTTCACCGTGGTGGTCAAGGAGTCCTGCGACGGCATGGGGGACGTGAGCGAGAAGCACGGCGGCGGCCCGGCCGTCCCCGAGAAGGCCGTGCGGTTCTCGTTCACGGTCATGAGGATCACCGTGGCCCAGGGCTCGGAAAGCGTGCAGGTGTTCGAGGAGGGCAAACCGAACTCGGAGCTGTGCTGCAAGCCGCTGTGTCTCATGCTGGCGGACGAGGCCGACCACGAGACCCTGACGGCCATCCTGAGCCCGCTGGTCGCCGAGAGGGAGGCCATGAAGAGCAGCTGCCTCCTGCTGGAGATGGGGGGCGCGCTGCGGACCTTCAGGTTCATCTTCAGGGGCACCGGATACGACGAGAAGCTGGTCCGGGAGGTCGAAGGCCTCGAGGCCTCGGGCTCGGTCTACATCTGCACCCTCTGCGACGCCACCCGCCTGGAAGCCTCTCAGAACCTCGTCCTGCACTCCATCACCAGGAGCCACTCGGAGAACCTGGAGCGCTATGAGGTCTGGCGCTCCAACCCCTACCACGAGTCCGTGGACGAGCTGAGGGACCGGGTCAAGGGCGTCTCCTCCAAGCCCTTCATTGAGACGGTGCCTTCCATCGATGCGCTCCACTGCGACATCGGCAACGCGGCCGAGTTCTACAAGATCTTCCAGCTCGAGATAGGCCAGGCCTACAGCAAGGCCGGTGCCTCCAAGGAGGAGCGGAGAAGGTGGCAGGCCACGCTGGACAAGCATCTCCGCAAGAAGATGAACCTGAAGCCCATCATGAGGATGAACGGCAACTTCGCCAGGAAGCTCATGACCAAAGAGACGGTTGAAGCAGTCTGTGAACTGATCCCCTCTGAGGAGAGGCACGAAGCCCTGAGGGAGCTCATGGACCTTTACCTGAAGATGAAGCCCGTATGGCGATCTTCGTGTCCCGCGAAAGAGTGCCCAGAATCCCTGTGCCAGTACAGCTTCAACTCCCAGCGTTTCGCCGAGCTCCTGTCTACCAAGTTCAAGTATAGATATGAGGGCAAAATCACCAACTACTTCCACAAAACCCTGGCCCACGTCCCCGAGATTATCGAGAGAGATGGTTCCATCGGGGCCTGGGCGAGCGAGGGCAACGAGTCTGGCAACAAACTGTTCAGGCGCTTCCGGAAAATGAACGCCAGGCAGTCCAAGTGCTACGAGATGGAAGACGTCCTGAAACACCACTGGCTGTACACCTCCAAATACCTGCAGAGGTTTATGAATGCTCACAATGGGTATAAAAAGTCCGGCCCTCCCTTCAACTCACAGGCAGGATTAGGCGATCCATTAGGCCTAGAGGACTCTCTGGAAACTCAAGATTCGATGGAATTTtaa